One genomic region from Sciurus carolinensis chromosome 2, mSciCar1.2, whole genome shotgun sequence encodes:
- the LOC124977351 gene encoding antileukoproteinase-like — translation MKSSSLLPVVVLLALGTLGPWAVEGSGNEALKAGACPVRPRVQCFRFEKPECQSDWQCGGKKRCCLDYCGFKCLDPVAIPKPVNNKPGKCPVVDGQCLMLNPPNRCESDSECDLDFKCCMGMCGKLCVAPVKA, via the exons ATGAAGTCCAGCAGCCTCTTGCCCGTGGTGGTGCTTCTTGCCCTGGGAACTCTGGGACCATGGGCTGTAGAAGGTTCTGGAAATG AAGCTCTGAAGGCTGGAGCCTGTCCTGTCAGACCACGTGTCCAGTGCTTCCGCTTTGAGAAACCGGAGTGCCAGAGTGACTGGCAGTGCGGAGGGAAGAAGAGATGTTGCCTGGATTATTGTGGCTTCAAATGCCTGGATCCGGTTGCCATCCCCAAACCAG TGAATAATAAGCCTGGGAAGTGCCCAGTGGTGGATGGTCAGTGTCTGATGCTCAATCCCCCCAATCGCTGTGAGTCGGACAGCGAGTGTGACCTGGACTTCAAGTGCTGCATGGGCATGTGTGGGAAGCTCTGCGTTGCCCCCGTGAAAG cttga